In Aureibaculum algae, the following are encoded in one genomic region:
- a CDS encoding hybrid sensor histidine kinase/response regulator transcription factor: protein MKNKTIFLLLLLLPYYISWGQEYYFKHYQVEDGLSHNTVQTAIQGKQGFLWFGTKDGLNRFDGYHFKTFRNSVNDSTSIGSNYIECLLEFNDTLWVGTDSGVYHYNENKENFDLIKVSKNRPILDIEHDNKGNLWYIGGSTLFKYNIASKETKIFDTEIYFHNEELTRTPDGEIWTAMGSLIRHYKSKTNSFNEIKITSKKDTEVPIRINKLFALDNNTILIGTRDHGVFSYDIKNRVTKHLMPEITEPLFVRDFIKGENGELWIATELGIYIYNFEDKSYKNLRKSYNNPYSLSDNAVYTLARDKEGGIWIGTYFGGINYYPKQYTTFHKYFPKISENSISGNAVREIREDKDGNLWIGTEDAGLNKLNPKTGIFTNYNSTIENSTLSHYNIHGILPQDETLWIGTFEHGIDIMNTKTEKVIKTYKTDGNSGLSSNFAFTLYEGKNNQIYVVTTSGVQIFDPKTNKFSTIEAFPEGIFFTSFMEDSKGILWAGTYWNGLFFYDPSTNKSGVYSKQDLNVNNGISSNAINGIFEDSEQNIWITTENGLNLFHRNSKDFKKYDVNDGFPSSAFYAIIEDRNNLLWITTSKGLVSYNPKTEHKSTYTKANGLLSDQFNYNSAYKDEHGTMYFGSVNGMISFNPENFIKNNYKPTILITGFKINNEEVPLKTKGSPLTKSITFTNKIQLQPDQTTFSLDFSALSFTAPEMTDYWFKLKGLHEDWVYLQKKHSVYFTELPSGKYDFMVKSLNNNGVWSEEVSTLKIEILPVFWKSSLAYSLYILCTILATLVVLRLYNSRIKIKNFNTLREINNKKEKEIFQSKIEFFTNVSHEIRTPLTLIKSPLEKLLKNVEPGSDLSDNLNIMDKNTSRLLDLTNQLLDFRKAELENMALTFVKTNISLLLKDTHTRFSQIILEKNIEFDIVLNSQNIYAYVDAEALKKILSNLLNNAIKYADQKVIVSLTSSEDSIQLTVKNDGVLIPAHLKNKIFEPFFREQEVKNDHQPGTGIGLSLAQSLTDLHKGNLYLDTSDANMNIFVLKLPIHQEKEFKLKTSETSETVETKGNLKIDTEHNSPSILLVEDNIDLLDFVAKELNIDYVVFKAENAEIALRIIATENIHLIVSDVMMPGMDGFKLCEKLKTDLETSHIPIILLTARSAIAAKIEGLEIGADAYIEKPFSMTYLKVQIANLIENREHILNYYSSSPLAHVRSLAHTKTDESFIKKLDDIIFKNISDPKLSVESLADAMHMSRSTFYRKIKEMSNLSPNELVNITRLKKAAELLKLGDYKIYEVAEMVGYNSQTSFGRNFQKQFNMTPSEYMND from the coding sequence ATGAAGAACAAAACTATCTTTCTATTACTCTTACTATTACCCTATTATATTTCATGGGGTCAAGAGTATTACTTTAAACATTATCAAGTGGAAGATGGCTTGTCTCATAATACCGTACAAACTGCCATTCAGGGAAAACAAGGATTTTTATGGTTCGGAACCAAAGATGGTTTAAACAGGTTTGATGGTTATCATTTTAAAACATTTCGGAACAGTGTTAATGATTCAACAAGTATTGGCAGTAATTATATTGAATGTCTGCTTGAGTTCAATGATACACTCTGGGTTGGAACTGACAGTGGAGTATATCATTATAATGAAAATAAAGAGAATTTTGATCTAATTAAAGTTTCTAAAAATAGGCCTATTTTAGATATTGAACATGATAATAAAGGAAACCTTTGGTATATAGGAGGTTCGACATTATTTAAATACAACATAGCTTCAAAAGAAACAAAAATCTTTGACACTGAAATCTACTTCCATAATGAAGAATTGACAAGAACTCCCGACGGAGAGATATGGACAGCTATGGGCAGTTTAATCCGTCATTATAAAAGTAAAACTAACTCGTTTAATGAAATTAAAATTACATCAAAAAAAGACACTGAAGTTCCAATACGAATAAACAAGTTATTTGCGTTAGACAATAACACAATTCTTATTGGGACAAGGGATCATGGGGTTTTTTCTTATGATATAAAAAATCGCGTTACAAAACATTTAATGCCTGAAATTACAGAACCATTATTTGTGAGGGATTTTATTAAAGGAGAGAATGGTGAACTTTGGATTGCAACTGAATTAGGTATATATATTTATAACTTTGAAGACAAAAGTTATAAAAATTTAAGAAAAAGTTACAACAATCCGTATTCTTTATCAGACAATGCAGTGTATACGCTAGCTCGTGACAAGGAAGGAGGAATATGGATAGGCACTTATTTTGGTGGAATCAATTACTATCCAAAACAATATACAACGTTTCATAAATATTTTCCAAAAATTTCAGAAAATTCAATTAGCGGTAATGCTGTTCGTGAAATACGAGAAGATAAAGACGGGAATCTTTGGATAGGAACAGAAGATGCAGGCTTAAACAAACTCAATCCAAAAACTGGAATTTTCACAAATTACAATTCTACAATCGAAAACAGTACTCTATCCCATTATAATATTCATGGTATTTTACCACAAGATGAAACACTCTGGATTGGCACTTTTGAGCATGGAATTGATATAATGAATACTAAAACTGAAAAGGTCATAAAAACCTATAAAACGGACGGTAATTCTGGTCTTTCTAGTAATTTCGCCTTTACATTATATGAGGGCAAAAACAATCAAATTTATGTTGTCACAACATCAGGAGTACAAATATTCGATCCTAAAACGAATAAATTTTCCACAATTGAGGCTTTTCCAGAAGGAATATTCTTTACTTCTTTTATGGAAGATAGTAAAGGTATACTTTGGGCAGGAACCTATTGGAATGGTCTATTTTTTTATGACCCTTCAACCAATAAGAGTGGTGTTTATAGCAAACAAGACCTTAATGTAAATAATGGGATAAGTAGTAATGCAATAAATGGAATTTTTGAGGATAGTGAACAAAATATTTGGATAACAACAGAAAACGGACTCAACTTATTTCATCGTAATTCAAAAGATTTCAAAAAATATGATGTCAATGATGGTTTTCCTAGCAGTGCTTTTTATGCGATAATAGAAGATAGAAACAACTTGCTATGGATAACAACCTCTAAAGGGTTAGTCTCCTATAATCCAAAAACTGAACATAAGAGCACCTATACAAAAGCCAATGGATTATTGAGTGATCAATTCAATTACAATTCTGCTTATAAAGATGAACATGGTACAATGTATTTTGGGAGTGTTAATGGTATGATAAGTTTTAATCCTGAAAATTTTATAAAGAATAATTATAAACCAACAATTCTAATTACAGGGTTTAAAATTAACAACGAAGAGGTTCCTCTTAAAACAAAAGGTTCTCCATTAACAAAATCAATAACGTTTACGAACAAAATTCAATTACAACCTGATCAGACAACATTTAGTTTAGATTTTTCAGCACTCAGTTTTACGGCTCCTGAAATGACTGATTATTGGTTTAAATTAAAAGGGTTACATGAAGATTGGGTTTATTTACAAAAAAAACATAGTGTATATTTTACAGAATTACCTTCTGGAAAATATGATTTTATGGTCAAATCACTCAACAATAACGGAGTTTGGAGCGAAGAAGTTTCAACATTAAAAATTGAAATATTACCAGTCTTTTGGAAAAGCAGCCTTGCTTATTCACTTTATATATTATGTACAATTTTAGCAACTCTTGTAGTGTTAAGACTATATAATAGCAGAATTAAAATCAAAAATTTTAATACACTAAGAGAAATTAATAACAAAAAGGAAAAAGAAATATTTCAATCTAAAATTGAATTTTTCACAAATGTTTCTCACGAAATTCGCACCCCCTTAACACTTATAAAAAGTCCGTTAGAAAAATTGTTAAAAAATGTTGAACCGGGTTCAGACCTTTCTGATAACCTCAACATTATGGATAAAAACACTTCAAGATTATTAGACCTAACAAATCAGCTGCTTGACTTTAGAAAAGCTGAACTAGAAAATATGGCCTTAACTTTTGTTAAGACAAACATTTCATTACTTCTAAAGGATACTCACACGAGGTTCAGTCAAATAATCCTTGAAAAAAATATTGAATTTGACATTGTTCTTAACTCTCAAAACATATACGCATATGTTGATGCCGAGGCCTTAAAAAAAATATTAAGCAATTTACTCAATAATGCAATAAAATATGCAGATCAAAAAGTTATAGTATCCCTCACCTCTAGTGAAGACTCAATTCAATTGACTGTAAAGAATGACGGAGTGCTTATACCTGCGCATTTAAAGAATAAAATATTCGAACCATTTTTTAGAGAACAAGAGGTTAAAAACGATCATCAACCAGGCACGGGTATCGGTCTTTCACTAGCCCAATCTTTAACAGACCTTCATAAAGGAAACTTATATCTAGACACTAGCGACGCCAACATGAATATTTTTGTACTTAAACTTCCAATTCATCAAGAAAAAGAATTCAAATTAAAAACCTCAGAAACCAGTGAAACTGTTGAAACTAAAGGCAATCTAAAAATCGATACTGAACATAATAGCCCCAGTATTTTACTAGTAGAAGATAATATTGATTTATTAGATTTTGTTGCAAAAGAGCTTAACATAGACTATGTCGTTTTTAAAGCTGAAAATGCTGAAATAGCTTTAAGAATTATTGCAACTGAAAATATTCATTTAATAGTCAGCGATGTGATGATGCCCGGTATGGATGGGTTTAAGCTTTGCGAAAAATTAAAAACAGATTTAGAAACAAGTCACATCCCTATAATTCTATTAACGGCTAGATCAGCGATAGCTGCTAAAATAGAAGGTTTGGAAATTGGGGCTGATGCCTATATTGAAAAACCCTTTTCCATGACCTATCTAAAGGTTCAAATAGCAAATCTCATTGAAAACCGGGAGCATATTTTGAATTATTACTCCAGTTCACCATTAGCACATGTTCGGAGCTTAGCCCATACAAAAACTGATGAATCCTTTATTAAGAAATTAGATGATATAATTTTTAAAAACATATCAGACCCTAAATTAAGTGTTGAGTCATTGGCTGATGCGATGCATATGAGTCGCTCCACTTTTTATAGAAAAATAAAGGAGATGTCTAACTTAAGCCCCAATGAATTAGTAAATATAACGCGATTAAAAAAAGCAGCAGAATTACTAAAATTGGGTGATTATAAAATTTATGAAGTAGCAGAAATGGTCGGTTATAATTCACAGACTAGTTTTGGAAGAAACTTCCAGAAACAGTTTAATATGACACCAAGTGAATATATGAATGACTAA
- a CDS encoding arylsulfatase, which produces MVGKVLIFISLLFLASCKKNEVETTKQRPNIILIMSDDMGYSDISPFGGEIDTPNLTKLADEGLKFTQFYNTGRCCPTRASLLTGCYPQEAGVGHMTNPPSNAVGHNYGVLEYQGYLSKNTVTIAEVLKASGYTTMMAGKWHLGYENIDQWPMQRGFDNFYGIVPGAANLFKPVHPRGIVSGNEKIEITDPDFYTTDVFTDNAIQFINQSKNKSADKPFFLYLAYNAPHWPIQAPQEVVDKYKGKYKEGWQKLRLERYERMKKMGIINSDWQLTPQDSRDWDSLDEDKKKEMDLRMAIYAAMVDRMDQNIGRLVDSLKTNNLFDNTIIMFLNDNGACAEFSELADGPAAQLETKEGYILTYGSAWANASNTPYREYKHWLHEGGIATPFIIHWPNGIEAKMNGKIINGYGFLPDIMATVLDVSNADYPLNFNNNAIVPMSGKSLVPLWNNAEKQIHSEPIFWEHEGNKAVRMGKYKLVQKWEKDQNNWELYNMDNDRTEMHNLIQEMPEKATEMIGYYDSWATRIKVLPWNEVLSIIEEKNNQHN; this is translated from the coding sequence ATGGTTGGAAAAGTACTAATTTTTATTTCGCTTTTATTTTTAGCATCGTGCAAAAAAAATGAAGTAGAAACAACGAAACAACGACCGAATATTATATTAATAATGTCAGATGATATGGGCTATTCTGACATTTCACCCTTTGGCGGCGAAATTGACACACCAAACTTGACAAAATTAGCAGATGAGGGCTTAAAGTTTACTCAATTTTACAATACAGGAAGATGTTGTCCCACGCGTGCTTCATTATTAACAGGTTGTTACCCTCAAGAAGCGGGAGTAGGACATATGACAAATCCACCTAGCAACGCTGTTGGGCATAATTACGGCGTACTCGAATACCAAGGTTATCTGAGCAAAAATACCGTGACAATTGCCGAGGTCTTAAAAGCTTCTGGTTATACTACTATGATGGCCGGAAAATGGCATTTAGGCTATGAAAATATAGATCAATGGCCAATGCAACGAGGATTTGATAATTTTTATGGAATTGTGCCAGGGGCAGCCAATCTATTTAAACCAGTGCATCCGAGGGGTATTGTTTCTGGAAATGAAAAAATTGAAATAACCGATCCTGACTTTTACACCACCGATGTATTTACGGATAATGCCATTCAATTTATAAATCAATCAAAAAATAAATCAGCGGACAAACCTTTCTTTTTATATTTAGCTTATAATGCTCCACATTGGCCGATTCAAGCTCCTCAAGAAGTTGTGGATAAGTATAAAGGTAAGTACAAAGAAGGTTGGCAGAAATTACGTTTGGAACGCTATGAGCGGATGAAGAAAATGGGGATAATAAATTCAGATTGGCAATTGACACCTCAAGATTCAAGAGATTGGGATTCTTTAGATGAAGATAAGAAGAAAGAAATGGACTTAAGAATGGCTATTTATGCAGCAATGGTGGATAGAATGGATCAAAACATTGGACGTTTGGTTGATAGTTTAAAAACAAACAACTTATTTGACAATACTATCATTATGTTTCTAAATGATAATGGTGCATGTGCTGAATTTTCGGAATTGGCGGATGGTCCTGCAGCGCAATTAGAGACTAAAGAAGGTTATATATTGACGTATGGTAGCGCTTGGGCCAATGCATCTAACACGCCATATAGAGAGTACAAACATTGGCTTCATGAAGGTGGTATTGCTACGCCATTTATAATACATTGGCCAAATGGTATTGAGGCAAAGATGAACGGAAAAATAATTAATGGATATGGCTTTCTACCAGATATTATGGCAACTGTTTTGGATGTCTCCAATGCTGATTACCCCTTGAATTTTAACAATAATGCTATCGTCCCGATGTCAGGAAAGAGTCTTGTACCTCTATGGAATAATGCAGAAAAGCAAATACACTCTGAACCTATTTTTTGGGAACATGAGGGGAATAAGGCCGTGAGAATGGGTAAGTATAAATTGGTACAAAAATGGGAAAAAGATCAAAACAATTGGGAGCTTTACAATATGGATAACGATCGTACAGAAATGCATAATTTGATTCAAGAAATGCCAGAGAAAGCAACCGAGATGATCGGTTATTATGATAGCTGGGCAACGCGGATAAAAGTCTTACCATGGAACGAGGTTTTAAGTATTATAGAAGAAAAAAATAATCAACACAACTAG
- a CDS encoding glycoside hydrolase family 2 protein: MKKILLITVTLLLAKPVGAQWKPAGDKIKTKWAEMIDPTNVLEEYPRPIMKRSQWKNLNGLWDYSIQDYGKTMPEKYDGKILVPFAVESSLSGVMKDVGEHKELWYETNFIVPNNWGNKNILLHFGAVDWKADFWLNDIKIGSHTGGYSPFSFDITPFLDGKSQKLVVRVWDPSSDGPQPRGKQIKNPHGIWYTPVTGIWQTVWIEPVNKKSVSDLTITPDLDHNKLNVRAETTGVSYGDILEITVFDGTKRIKNVKGAVGENIEINLDNPKLWSPESPFLYNTTIKLLSGNKTVDEVKSYFAMRKISSKRDENGIVRMQLNNKDYFQFGPLDQGWWPDGLYTAPTDEALKYDIVKTKELGFNMIRKHVKVEPARWYTHCDQLGVLVWQDMPNGDQGPGWQMRSFYKGNEISRTKSSKQIYKKEWEEIIDYLQPYPSIVVWVPFNESWGQFDTVEITEWTKKLDPSRLINSASGGNHFPTGDILDLHNYPDPNLFLYDANRVTVLGEYGGIGLPLEGHLWKTDKNWGYVQFKNSEETTAKYVEYAKKLGGLVKTGFSAAVYTQTTDVEGEINGFMTYDRKIDKMNIAKVRQANEAVIQMLQK; the protein is encoded by the coding sequence ATGAAAAAAATATTACTTATTACAGTCACATTATTATTGGCAAAACCCGTAGGAGCGCAATGGAAACCTGCTGGAGATAAAATAAAAACGAAGTGGGCTGAAATGATTGACCCAACTAATGTTCTAGAAGAGTATCCTAGACCGATTATGAAACGCAGTCAATGGAAAAACCTAAATGGTTTATGGGATTACAGTATACAAGATTATGGAAAAACAATGCCTGAAAAATATGATGGTAAAATATTGGTACCCTTCGCAGTTGAATCCAGTTTGTCGGGGGTAATGAAAGATGTGGGCGAACATAAAGAATTATGGTATGAAACTAATTTTATAGTTCCCAATAACTGGGGTAATAAAAATATACTCTTGCATTTTGGGGCGGTTGATTGGAAAGCAGATTTTTGGCTCAATGATATCAAAATTGGCTCTCATACGGGTGGATATTCACCTTTTTCATTTGATATTACACCTTTTTTAGATGGGAAATCACAAAAATTAGTAGTCAGAGTTTGGGATCCGTCAAGCGATGGTCCACAACCTCGAGGTAAACAAATTAAAAACCCTCATGGTATTTGGTATACCCCGGTGACCGGAATTTGGCAAACTGTTTGGATTGAACCAGTGAATAAAAAAAGCGTTTCGGATTTAACGATCACACCAGATTTAGATCACAATAAATTAAATGTTCGCGCTGAAACGACCGGAGTGTCATATGGTGATATTCTCGAAATAACCGTATTTGATGGGACTAAAAGAATAAAAAACGTAAAAGGTGCTGTTGGTGAAAACATCGAAATAAATTTAGATAATCCTAAATTATGGTCACCCGAATCTCCTTTTTTGTATAATACTACCATTAAACTACTAAGTGGAAACAAAACAGTTGATGAGGTTAAAAGTTATTTTGCTATGCGTAAAATATCTTCCAAAAGAGATGAAAATGGTATTGTAAGGATGCAATTGAATAATAAAGACTATTTCCAATTTGGTCCTTTGGATCAAGGTTGGTGGCCAGATGGATTATATACTGCTCCTACAGATGAAGCGTTGAAATATGACATTGTTAAAACTAAAGAACTTGGTTTTAATATGATAAGAAAACACGTGAAAGTTGAACCTGCCCGATGGTATACTCATTGTGATCAATTAGGTGTGTTGGTTTGGCAGGACATGCCAAATGGTGATCAAGGACCTGGATGGCAAATGAGAAGTTTCTATAAAGGGAATGAAATTAGTAGAACTAAATCGTCAAAACAAATTTATAAAAAAGAATGGGAAGAAATTATAGATTACTTGCAACCCTATCCGAGCATTGTAGTTTGGGTACCTTTTAACGAGTCATGGGGACAGTTTGACACTGTTGAAATTACTGAATGGACGAAGAAATTGGATCCATCAAGGTTGATAAATTCGGCAAGTGGAGGTAATCATTTTCCAACTGGTGATATTTTGGATTTACACAACTATCCTGATCCTAATTTATTTTTATATGATGCCAACAGAGTAACGGTACTTGGTGAATATGGCGGTATTGGTTTACCGTTAGAAGGTCATCTATGGAAAACCGATAAAAACTGGGGGTATGTTCAGTTTAAAAATTCCGAAGAGACGACTGCTAAATATGTTGAATATGCCAAAAAGCTTGGTGGATTAGTTAAAACAGGATTTTCGGCTGCAGTTTATACGCAAACCACAGATGTAGAAGGTGAGATAAACGGTTTTATGACCTACGATAGGAAAATAGATAAGATGAACATTGCTAAAGTACGTCAAGCCAATGAAGCGGTGATACAAATGCTTCAGAAGTAA